One part of the Nymphaea colorata isolate Beijing-Zhang1983 chromosome 8, ASM883128v2, whole genome shotgun sequence genome encodes these proteins:
- the LOC116259215 gene encoding xylan glycosyltransferase MUCI21-like — METGCTPNFHCHLLLSFSILRRGRRRMKLSKGLQKSGPSPPRAISVAALLVAAVLAFCCLRRLEFSSISYHPSRPSPEVGIWKLRNAQSQTGILCDVTHYRYNICFVNGLTLLDPTSLTFFLLPPHHHSATTSGDGADSTGGNSSAPFTQKLRTYPRKWEHQIMAKITELTVTTGTPRNVTCDVVHDEAALVFSSGGYTGNLYHEFNDGMIPLFVTSRLLAGRSAVLVISEFRRWWGRKYAAVLRHHSRHPPIKLDDLTSTHCFRGGAVVGIVSHGDMTINPALMPNGETMLSFRAFLDESYRAGENRVSELGSESVRPVLVMVVRNGSRSVTNPAEVTALAERIGFLVKIFQPTRNTDLNEAYRVINASHAMMGVHGAGLTHFMFLRPGSVLVQVIPIGTDWVAETCFGRPAREMGLKYVPYQIKA, encoded by the exons ATGGAGACTGGTTGCACCCCCAATTTCCATTGCCACCTGCtcctttccttttccatattgcgtcgaggaagaagaagaatgaaactAAGCAAAGGGCTCCAAAAGAGCGGCCCATCTCCGCCGAGAGCGATCAGCGTCGCCGCTCTTCTGGTGGCGGCAGTCCTCGCCTTCTGCTGCCTGCGTCGCTTGGAGTTCTCGTCGATATCCTACCATCCGTCGCGACCATCGCCAGAAG TCGGAATTTGGAAACTCAGAAACGCACAGAGCCAAACGGGCATCCTATGTGACGTCACTCATTACCGCTACAACATCTGCTTCGTCAATGGCCTCACCTTGCTGGACCCCACCTCCCtcaccttcttcctccttccgcCTCACCATCATTCCGCCACCACCTCCGGCGACGGCGCAGACAGCACTGGCGGCAACAGTTCTGCTCCCTTCACGCAGAAGCTGCGCACCTACCCTCGAAAATGGGAGCATCAAATCATGGCCAAAATCACGGAGCTCACAGTAACCACCGGTACCCCCAGAAACGTCACCTGCGACGTCGTCCACGACGAAGCCGCTTTGGTTTTCAGCTCCGGCGGCTACACCGGCAACCTCTACCACGAGTTCAACGACGGGATGATCCCCCTGTTCGTCACCTCCCGCCTCCTCGCCGGCCGCAGCGCCGTGCTCGTCATCTCCGAGTTCCGCCGCTGGTGGGGCCGCAAGTATGCGGCCGTCCTCCGCCACCACTCTCGCCACCCGCCCATAAAACTCGACGACCTGACGTCGACGCATTGCTTCCGCGGCGGCGCCGTCGTGGGGATCGTCTCCCACGGCGACATGACCATCAATCCCGCTCTCATGCCCAACGGCGAGACCATGCTTAGCTTCCGGGCTTTCCTCGACGAGTCGTACCGTGCGGGGGAGAACCGAGTCTCCGAGCTCGGATCCGAATCCGTCCGTCCCGTACTGGTTATGGTGGTTCGGAACGGGAGCCGGAGCGTCACGAACCCGGCCGAGGTCACAGCCCTCGCAGAGCGTATCGGGTTCCTTGTGAAGATATTCCAGCCGACTCGGAACACAGACCTGAATGAGGCGTACCGGGTCATCAACGCTAGTCACGCGATGATGGGCGTCCATGGAGCGGGTCTTACCCACTTTATGTTCCTGAGACCCGGATCTGTCCTGGTCCAAGTAATTCCGATAGGGACGGATTGGGTCGCTGAGACGTGCTTCGGCCGGCCGGCTCGGGAAATGGGGTTGAAGTACGTACCGTATCAGATCAAAGCCTAG
- the LOC116258857 gene encoding probable LRR receptor-like serine/threonine-protein kinase At1g74360 isoform X2, translating to MDGFHRAAVLFYFLVFSVAVAAVENSLESDKNALVDLKRFLLSNNKVHLGKYRWWNEHDVSPCGWAGITCTGGRVTGIDLSNSMPRGDFYPRFSSLTALSSLDLSGNTLGGQIPADLSRCASLRYLNLSANVLEGPLNITGLVNLETIDVTVNRLSGAIPASFPPNCGSLVNVNLSSNRFSGDILGYFDGCVKLQVLDLSSNSFIGLPWKGFARLQEFSISGNNISGELSAEIFSKECKLQVLDLSENTIFGTIPAEIVRCQGLVFLNLWGNKLSGRIPAEIGQLQELEVLNLGNNSFDPGIPRSLVNCSNLTFLDLSRNGFVGDIPATIGEFRQIQSLSLHGNNFTGGIASSGILKIPNIMHLDLSFNGFSGNLPLELTRVPTLKFLILTGNSFSGSIPPEFGNLTGLQALDVSYNRLTGRIPPEIGKLTSLLWLMLAENFLEGEIPPEIGNCSSLLWLNLANNKLSGKLPNEISRIGSKPEPIFASNRRNLAGPVGSSECLVVKRWIPGNYPPFTFDYALLNQKSCLDYWNSLIKGDASFQICVNTGGNVSRKDIVSGYLQLTGNELSGEIPASLGQMKTLSLINLGFNKFTGKLPSEIGQIPLKVLNVTTNNISGPIPQELGNLRCLESLDLSYNNFSGEFPVSSLSLLNELSHFNVSFNRLLSGKVSATGQLGTFGDDSFMGDPLLFVDFRANSSGRSKTIHMPADRPPSTHGRRPPISRKAKTAIFSLTFPVLAMGLIICGILALILCHIAIPPDDPTTEMAVFRGKTAEDLGGSSSSSPMREYANPVKIICLDKTAFTYADILMATENFSEQRIIGTGGFGTVYRGVLHDGKEVAVKKLRREGPEAEKEFRMEMDVLSGGGMGWCHPNLVVLHGWCLFGAEKLLVYEFIPGGTLEEAVANGRLGGWRNRVRAAKGVARALVYLHHECHPAVVHRDVKASNVLLDAEGRARVTDFGLARMVGPGDSHVSTWIAGSVGYMAPEYGQSWRATTRGDVYSYGVVVMEIVTGRTAIGGADGDPCLVDWVRGLLAAPLGLKSAVDPALKQEADALERMVRVLHLALRCTDDTPAKRPDMREVLSKLVEIEGGSTLPSPSSSPCS from the coding sequence ATGGACGGGTTCCACCGGGCCGCCGTCCTTTTCTACTTCCTGGTTTTTTCAGTGGCCGTCGCCGCAGTCGAAAACTCTTTAGAGTCGGACAAGAATGCGCTGGTGGACTTGAAGAGGTTCCTCCTCTCCAACAACAAGGTGCACCTGGGGAAGTACCGGTGGTGGAACGAGCATGACGTGTCGCCTTGTGGTTGGGCGGGAATTACCTGCACCGGAGGTCGAGTCACCGGGATCGACCTCTCCAACTCCATGCCGCGCGGCGATTTCTACCCACGCTTCTCGTCGCTCAccgccctctcctctctcgaccTGTCTGGCAACACGCTGGGGGGGCAGATTCCGGCAGATCTCAGCCGGTGCGCCTCCCTCCGATACCTCAACCTATCCGCTAACGTCCTCGAGGGCCCCTTGAACATCACTGGACTGGTGAATCTTGAGACAATTGACGTCACCGTGAATCGGCTCTCGGGGGCCATCCCCGCAAGTTTCCCCCCGAACTGTGGTAGTCTTGTCAACGTCAATCTCTCATCAAATAGGTTCTCTGGCGATATTCTCGGCTATTTCGATGGATGCGTCAAGCTTCAGGTTCTCGACCTCAGCTCTAACTCGTTCATCGGGTTACCATGGAAGGGATTCGCTCGGCTTCAGGAGTTCTCCATCTCCGGGAACAACATTTCCGGCGAGCTATCGGCGGAGATCTTCTCCAAAGAGTGCAAGCTCCAAGTGTTGGACTTATCTGAGAACACCATCTTTGGAACGATCCCAGCGGAGATCGTTAGGTGCCAGGGCTTGGTATTTTTGAATCTGTGGGGAAACAAGCTGTCGGGAAGGATTCCTGCAGAGATCGGACAGCTACAGGAGCTCGAGGTGCTGAACTTGGGAAACAATAGCTTCGACCCGGGGATCCCCCGGAGCCTGGTGAACTGCTCGAATTTGACGTTCCTCGACCTCAGCCGGAACGGTTTCGTCGGCGACATTCCTGCCACGATCGGCGAGTTTCGGCAGATCCAGTCGCTGTCTCTCCACGGCAACAACTTCACCGGAGGGATAGCCTCGTCTGGCATTCTAAAAATTCCAAACATAATGCATCTAGACTTGAGCTTCAATGGATTCTCCGGCAACCTTCCTCTTGAGCTCACTAGAGTCCCCACCTTAAAGTTCTTGATTCTGACTGGCAACTCATTCTCTGGCAGCATTCCACCCGAGTTCGGTAATCTCACTGGCCTCCAAGCGCTCGACGTCTCTTACAACCGGCTCACGGGAAGAATCCCGCCGGAGATTGGGAAATTGACGTCTCTCTTGTGGTTGATGCTTGCGGAGAATTTTTTGGAGGGAGAGATCCCCCCGGAGATCGGTAACTGCAGCAGCTTGTTATGGCTGAACCTCGCCAACAATAAGCTTTCCGGCAAGCTACCAAATGAGATATCCAGGATTGGGAGCAAACCAGAACCCATATTCGCCTCCAACAGGAGAAACCTTGCAGGACCAGTAGGCTCCAGTGAGTGCCTGGTAGTGAAGAGGTGGATTCCGGGGAACTATCCTCCTTTTACCTTCGACTATGCTCTCCTCAATCAGAAAAGCTGCCTGGACTATTGGAACAGTCTCATCAAAGGCGACGCGTCCTTCCAGATCTGTGTGAACACTGGCGGCAACGTCTCCAGGAAGGACATAGTCTCTGGCTATCTCCAGCTCACCGGGAACGAACTCTCCGGCGAGATCCCCGCATCACTTGGTCAGATGAAGACGCTCAGCCTGATCAATCTTGGCTTCAACAAGTTCACCGGCAAACTCCCATCTGAGATTGGCCAAATCCCGCTGAAGGTACTAAACGTCACCACCAACAACATATCCGGCCCGATTCCCCAAGAGCTCGGCAACCTTAGGTGCCTGGAGAGTTTGGATCTCTCGTACAACAATTTCTCCGGTGAATTTCCAGTGTCCTCCTTGTCTCTCCTGAACGAATTGAGCCATTTCAACGTTTCGTTCAACCGACTCCTTAGTGGAAAAGTTTCAGCCACGGGGCAACTCGGTACCTTTGGCGATGATTCTTTCATGGGCGACCCACTTCTCTTTGTCGACTTCCGTGCCAACTCTTCGGGTCGCTCCAAGACCATTCATATGCCGGCTGACCGCCCGCCGTCGACCCACGGTAGGAGGCCGCCGATATCACGGAAGGCGAAGACAGCAATCTTCAGTCTCACTTTTCCGGTGCTCGCCATGGGACTCATCATCTGTGGGATCCTCGCTCTGATACTCTGTCACATCGCAATACCACCGGATGACCCCACAACCGAGATGGCAGTTTTCAGGGGGAAAACGGCGGAGGATTTGGGTGGTTCCTCGTCATCTTCGCCCATGAGGGAATACGCCAATCCAGTCAAGATCATCTGCCTAGACAAGACGGCTTTCACCTACGCAGACATTTTGATGGCAACAGAGAACTTCTCCGAGCAAAGAATCATCGGAACTGGAGGGTTCGGAACGGTGTACAGGGGGGTGCTCCACGATGGAAAGGAAGTGGCCGTGAAGAAACTGCGGAGGGAGGGACCTGAGGCGGAGAAAGAGTTCCGCATGGAGATGGATGTATTGAGCGGAGGTGGCATGGGTTGGTGCCACCCCAATCTTGTGGTGCTCCATGGTTGGTGTCTGTTCGGTGCCGAGAAGCTCCTCGTCTACGAGTTCATACCGGGGGGCACGTTGGAGGAGGCGGTGGCGAACGGGCGGCTCGGCGGGTGGCGCAACCGAGTGAGGGCTGCAAAAGGGGTGGCGAGGGCGCTCGTCTACCTCCACCACGAATGCCACCCGGCGGTGGTGCACCGCGACGTCAAGGCGAGCAACGTGCTGCTGGACGCAGAAGGCCGGGCGAGGGTCACGGACTTCGGGCTCGCTCGGATGGTGGGACCAGGAGACAGCCACGTCAGCACGTGGATTGCGGGCAGCGTGGGGTACATGGCGCCAGAGTACGGGCAGTCGTGGCGGGCCACCACCAGAGGCGACGTATATAGCTACGGCGTCGTGGTGATGGAGATAGTGACCGGCCGGACGGCGATCGGCGGGGCGGACGGCGATCCCTGCCTTGTTGACTGGGTGCGAGGGCTTCTGGCGGCGCCGCTTGGGCTGAAGTCGGCCGTGGACCCTGCCCTGAAGCAGGAAGCCGACGCGCTTGAGCGGATGGTCAGAGTTCTTCATTTGGCTTTGAGGTGTACAGACGACACCCCGGCTAAGAGGCCGGACATGAGGGAGGTGCTGTCGAAGCTGGTGGAGATCGAAGGTGGGTCGACGTTACCGTCGCCGTCGTCGTCCCCTTGTTCATAG
- the LOC116258857 gene encoding probable LRR receptor-like serine/threonine-protein kinase At1g74360 isoform X1: MAEILETATTKIGLSRWYINKLSPLFTLLYFSITLSSFFGCRRSIFTAAWKKPDSSSGTRPTACKNQKSLTCRLHWCIEEDRLQQKWAPEISTPLVATDEKKNGGGGGGRQKATTFFYECTLSGSPSDAGLCGRSLTSRRGGEMDGFHRAAVLFYFLVFSVAVAAVENSLESDKNALVDLKRFLLSNNKVHLGKYRWWNEHDVSPCGWAGITCTGGRVTGIDLSNSMPRGDFYPRFSSLTALSSLDLSGNTLGGQIPADLSRCASLRYLNLSANVLEGPLNITGLVNLETIDVTVNRLSGAIPASFPPNCGSLVNVNLSSNRFSGDILGYFDGCVKLQVLDLSSNSFIGLPWKGFARLQEFSISGNNISGELSAEIFSKECKLQVLDLSENTIFGTIPAEIVRCQGLVFLNLWGNKLSGRIPAEIGQLQELEVLNLGNNSFDPGIPRSLVNCSNLTFLDLSRNGFVGDIPATIGEFRQIQSLSLHGNNFTGGIASSGILKIPNIMHLDLSFNGFSGNLPLELTRVPTLKFLILTGNSFSGSIPPEFGNLTGLQALDVSYNRLTGRIPPEIGKLTSLLWLMLAENFLEGEIPPEIGNCSSLLWLNLANNKLSGKLPNEISRIGSKPEPIFASNRRNLAGPVGSSECLVVKRWIPGNYPPFTFDYALLNQKSCLDYWNSLIKGDASFQICVNTGGNVSRKDIVSGYLQLTGNELSGEIPASLGQMKTLSLINLGFNKFTGKLPSEIGQIPLKVLNVTTNNISGPIPQELGNLRCLESLDLSYNNFSGEFPVSSLSLLNELSHFNVSFNRLLSGKVSATGQLGTFGDDSFMGDPLLFVDFRANSSGRSKTIHMPADRPPSTHGRRPPISRKAKTAIFSLTFPVLAMGLIICGILALILCHIAIPPDDPTTEMAVFRGKTAEDLGGSSSSSPMREYANPVKIICLDKTAFTYADILMATENFSEQRIIGTGGFGTVYRGVLHDGKEVAVKKLRREGPEAEKEFRMEMDVLSGGGMGWCHPNLVVLHGWCLFGAEKLLVYEFIPGGTLEEAVANGRLGGWRNRVRAAKGVARALVYLHHECHPAVVHRDVKASNVLLDAEGRARVTDFGLARMVGPGDSHVSTWIAGSVGYMAPEYGQSWRATTRGDVYSYGVVVMEIVTGRTAIGGADGDPCLVDWVRGLLAAPLGLKSAVDPALKQEADALERMVRVLHLALRCTDDTPAKRPDMREVLSKLVEIEGGSTLPSPSSSPCS; this comes from the exons atggcCGAGATTTTAGAAACTGCCACAACAAAGATTGGTTTGTCCCGGTGGTATATAAATAAGCTCTCCCCTTTATTCACTCTCCTGTATTTCTCTATCaccctttcttccttctttggtTGCAGGCGGAGTATCTTTACTGCTGCATGGAAGAAGCCTGACTCCAGCAGTGGTACCAGACCAACGGCCTGCAAGAATCAGAAATCTCTAACCT GCAGACTGCATTGGTGCATAGAAGAAGACAGGCTCCAACAAAAATGGGCACCTGAAATATCAACTCCCCTCGTGGCGacagatgaaaagaagaatggaggaggaggaggaggcagacAGAAGGCAACCACCTTTTTCTATGAATGTACTCTTTCTGGCTCCCCGAGTGACGCTGGTCTTTGTGGCCGGAGCCTGACCTCTAGGCGAGGAGGAGAGATGGACGGGTTCCACCGGGCCGCCGTCCTTTTCTACTTCCTGGTTTTTTCAGTGGCCGTCGCCGCAGTCGAAAACTCTTTAGAGTCGGACAAGAATGCGCTGGTGGACTTGAAGAGGTTCCTCCTCTCCAACAACAAGGTGCACCTGGGGAAGTACCGGTGGTGGAACGAGCATGACGTGTCGCCTTGTGGTTGGGCGGGAATTACCTGCACCGGAGGTCGAGTCACCGGGATCGACCTCTCCAACTCCATGCCGCGCGGCGATTTCTACCCACGCTTCTCGTCGCTCAccgccctctcctctctcgaccTGTCTGGCAACACGCTGGGGGGGCAGATTCCGGCAGATCTCAGCCGGTGCGCCTCCCTCCGATACCTCAACCTATCCGCTAACGTCCTCGAGGGCCCCTTGAACATCACTGGACTGGTGAATCTTGAGACAATTGACGTCACCGTGAATCGGCTCTCGGGGGCCATCCCCGCAAGTTTCCCCCCGAACTGTGGTAGTCTTGTCAACGTCAATCTCTCATCAAATAGGTTCTCTGGCGATATTCTCGGCTATTTCGATGGATGCGTCAAGCTTCAGGTTCTCGACCTCAGCTCTAACTCGTTCATCGGGTTACCATGGAAGGGATTCGCTCGGCTTCAGGAGTTCTCCATCTCCGGGAACAACATTTCCGGCGAGCTATCGGCGGAGATCTTCTCCAAAGAGTGCAAGCTCCAAGTGTTGGACTTATCTGAGAACACCATCTTTGGAACGATCCCAGCGGAGATCGTTAGGTGCCAGGGCTTGGTATTTTTGAATCTGTGGGGAAACAAGCTGTCGGGAAGGATTCCTGCAGAGATCGGACAGCTACAGGAGCTCGAGGTGCTGAACTTGGGAAACAATAGCTTCGACCCGGGGATCCCCCGGAGCCTGGTGAACTGCTCGAATTTGACGTTCCTCGACCTCAGCCGGAACGGTTTCGTCGGCGACATTCCTGCCACGATCGGCGAGTTTCGGCAGATCCAGTCGCTGTCTCTCCACGGCAACAACTTCACCGGAGGGATAGCCTCGTCTGGCATTCTAAAAATTCCAAACATAATGCATCTAGACTTGAGCTTCAATGGATTCTCCGGCAACCTTCCTCTTGAGCTCACTAGAGTCCCCACCTTAAAGTTCTTGATTCTGACTGGCAACTCATTCTCTGGCAGCATTCCACCCGAGTTCGGTAATCTCACTGGCCTCCAAGCGCTCGACGTCTCTTACAACCGGCTCACGGGAAGAATCCCGCCGGAGATTGGGAAATTGACGTCTCTCTTGTGGTTGATGCTTGCGGAGAATTTTTTGGAGGGAGAGATCCCCCCGGAGATCGGTAACTGCAGCAGCTTGTTATGGCTGAACCTCGCCAACAATAAGCTTTCCGGCAAGCTACCAAATGAGATATCCAGGATTGGGAGCAAACCAGAACCCATATTCGCCTCCAACAGGAGAAACCTTGCAGGACCAGTAGGCTCCAGTGAGTGCCTGGTAGTGAAGAGGTGGATTCCGGGGAACTATCCTCCTTTTACCTTCGACTATGCTCTCCTCAATCAGAAAAGCTGCCTGGACTATTGGAACAGTCTCATCAAAGGCGACGCGTCCTTCCAGATCTGTGTGAACACTGGCGGCAACGTCTCCAGGAAGGACATAGTCTCTGGCTATCTCCAGCTCACCGGGAACGAACTCTCCGGCGAGATCCCCGCATCACTTGGTCAGATGAAGACGCTCAGCCTGATCAATCTTGGCTTCAACAAGTTCACCGGCAAACTCCCATCTGAGATTGGCCAAATCCCGCTGAAGGTACTAAACGTCACCACCAACAACATATCCGGCCCGATTCCCCAAGAGCTCGGCAACCTTAGGTGCCTGGAGAGTTTGGATCTCTCGTACAACAATTTCTCCGGTGAATTTCCAGTGTCCTCCTTGTCTCTCCTGAACGAATTGAGCCATTTCAACGTTTCGTTCAACCGACTCCTTAGTGGAAAAGTTTCAGCCACGGGGCAACTCGGTACCTTTGGCGATGATTCTTTCATGGGCGACCCACTTCTCTTTGTCGACTTCCGTGCCAACTCTTCGGGTCGCTCCAAGACCATTCATATGCCGGCTGACCGCCCGCCGTCGACCCACGGTAGGAGGCCGCCGATATCACGGAAGGCGAAGACAGCAATCTTCAGTCTCACTTTTCCGGTGCTCGCCATGGGACTCATCATCTGTGGGATCCTCGCTCTGATACTCTGTCACATCGCAATACCACCGGATGACCCCACAACCGAGATGGCAGTTTTCAGGGGGAAAACGGCGGAGGATTTGGGTGGTTCCTCGTCATCTTCGCCCATGAGGGAATACGCCAATCCAGTCAAGATCATCTGCCTAGACAAGACGGCTTTCACCTACGCAGACATTTTGATGGCAACAGAGAACTTCTCCGAGCAAAGAATCATCGGAACTGGAGGGTTCGGAACGGTGTACAGGGGGGTGCTCCACGATGGAAAGGAAGTGGCCGTGAAGAAACTGCGGAGGGAGGGACCTGAGGCGGAGAAAGAGTTCCGCATGGAGATGGATGTATTGAGCGGAGGTGGCATGGGTTGGTGCCACCCCAATCTTGTGGTGCTCCATGGTTGGTGTCTGTTCGGTGCCGAGAAGCTCCTCGTCTACGAGTTCATACCGGGGGGCACGTTGGAGGAGGCGGTGGCGAACGGGCGGCTCGGCGGGTGGCGCAACCGAGTGAGGGCTGCAAAAGGGGTGGCGAGGGCGCTCGTCTACCTCCACCACGAATGCCACCCGGCGGTGGTGCACCGCGACGTCAAGGCGAGCAACGTGCTGCTGGACGCAGAAGGCCGGGCGAGGGTCACGGACTTCGGGCTCGCTCGGATGGTGGGACCAGGAGACAGCCACGTCAGCACGTGGATTGCGGGCAGCGTGGGGTACATGGCGCCAGAGTACGGGCAGTCGTGGCGGGCCACCACCAGAGGCGACGTATATAGCTACGGCGTCGTGGTGATGGAGATAGTGACCGGCCGGACGGCGATCGGCGGGGCGGACGGCGATCCCTGCCTTGTTGACTGGGTGCGAGGGCTTCTGGCGGCGCCGCTTGGGCTGAAGTCGGCCGTGGACCCTGCCCTGAAGCAGGAAGCCGACGCGCTTGAGCGGATGGTCAGAGTTCTTCATTTGGCTTTGAGGTGTACAGACGACACCCCGGCTAAGAGGCCGGACATGAGGGAGGTGCTGTCGAAGCTGGTGGAGATCGAAGGTGGGTCGACGTTACCGTCGCCGTCGTCGTCCCCTTGTTCATAG